Proteins encoded in a region of the Euleptes europaea isolate rEulEur1 chromosome 3, rEulEur1.hap1, whole genome shotgun sequence genome:
- the RABAC1 gene encoding prenylated Rab acceptor protein 1 yields MASKIGPEHLFNPGTEVEAAGTLLGTKMSIPALLPQGPAKEWLEQRKATIRPWANFVDQRRFGKPRNFGELCKRLVRNVEYFQSNYVFVFLGLIVYCLITSPLLLIALAVFFGACYIIYLKTQQSQLVVFGRELSTAHQYGLAGGISFPFFWLAGAGSAVFWVLGATLVVIGSHAAFHELESGEGDELQMEPV; encoded by the exons ATGGCTAGCAAAATAGGACCAGAGCATCTCTTCAACCCAGGGACCGAAGTGGAGGCAGCGGGAACTCTGCTGGGTACCAA GATGTCCATCCCAGCTCTCTTGCCCCAAGGCCCTGCCAAGGAATGGCTGGAGCAGCGGAAAGCCACCATCCGGCCCTGGGCCAACTTTGTCGACCAGCGGCGCTTTGGGAAGCCCCGGAATTTCGGGGAGCTGTGCAAGCGGCTTGTGCGCAACGTGGAGTATTTCCAGAGCAACTACGTCTTCGTTTTCTTGGGGCTCATTGTCTATTGCCT catcACATCCCCTCTACTCCTGATTGCACTCGCCGTCTTCTTTGGGGCCTGTTACATCATCTACCTGAAGACTCAGCAGTCACAGCTCGTCGTGTTTG GCCGGGAACTCAGCACAGCCCATCAATACGGCCTGGCCGGAGGCATTTCTTTTCCCTTCTTCTGGCTGGCAGGAGCCGGATCTGCTGTTTTCTGGGTGCTGG GTGCCACTTTGGTTGTCATCGGTTCCCACGCTGCCTTTCATGAGCTGGAATCTGGAGAGGGCGATGAACTGCAGATGGAGCCAGTGTGA